The following DNA comes from Haloarchaeobius salinus.
CCGGTCTTGGCGCTGCTGGAGCGCCGCGCCCTGGGCCTCCAGCTCGGAGATGCGTTCCTGCTGGATGGCCGCGATGGCCACGATGTTCGAGACGCCAGTGATCGGCTGGTCCTCGACGAGCGTCCCGTTTATCGACTCGTCGTCACGCAGCGTCTGCTGGAACTCGATGGAGCGTAGCAGCGACTCCTTCGAGAGGACGTTCCCGTTCTCGCTCCTGACGATGACCTGTGCGGACTGCGTCTGTTGGTCGCCGGCGGTGAAGTTGTTGGTGATGAAGCTCTGAGCTGCGTCCTCCGGGGTGTCGCTCTGGAACTGTCCGAGATCGGACTGGCTCGAAACGCTGCCCGCCCCGGCGCCGAGGACGACGGTCATGACCAGCATCACCGCGATGATGACCTTGCTGTACGACGTGACTCCGTCCGTGAGCCGCCGAAGCGCCTTCATCCGTCATCCTCCGTGACGAACGCGCCGGCGGCCTTCCTGTGTGTTCCGACCATAATGACAGTGGTGTTGTTATGTCGCTACTAACAATCTCCCTCGAATAAAGCTGTCGCTATCCGAAGATGAAACGGAGCGCACGTCGTCACCAGTTCACTCGATGCTCAGCGAGAGCATGTCGTCGGCGAAGCGCACGTCCCCGTCGTAGTGCTCCGCGATGGACGACAGCATCGCCTCGTGCTCGCCGTTTGTGTGCGGGTAGAGGTGCGTGAGGTACACCCGGCCGATCTCGTGGCCCGACAGGGCCCGCCCCAGCTCCGACGGCGTCGGGTGGTTGTCCACGTCCACGCCGTCCGGGAACGAGCAGTCGTGCGCCAGCACCGCCGCCCCCTCCGCGAACGCCGCCAGTCCAGGGAACGCCTCCGTGTCACCCGAGAACGCGAACGCGCCGTCGAACTTGTAGGCCAGACACGGCAGCGAGTGCCGCACCTCGAAGGCCTCCACGTCGAAGCCCGCGACCGAGAACTCGTGCGGCCCGACCTCCCGCACCGTGAGGTCGACCCGTCCGTCGAGGTAGTCGTGCACATCGAGCAACCCGTCCACCAGCTCCTTCGTCCCCGTCGGGCCCACGACCTCGAGGTGGTCCTCGCCAGCCAGCCAGCGCGCCTTCAGCAGCGCCATGAGGTCCGACACGTGGTCGAGATGGTGGTGGGTCAGGAGGACCGAGGAGACGCCCTCGTAGCCGACGTTCGTGCGGGCGAGCCGGTGGAGCGTCCCCGCCCCGCAGTCGACCAGCAACGGCCGTTCGTCGCCCTCCAGCAGGATGCCGGTCTGGTGCCGGTCCGCCGTCGGCATCGCACTCCCCGTTCCGAGAAACGTGACGCGCATGTATGTCCTGTCGCGTGGGGTCCGTGAAATGTGTGACGCCACTCGTTCGAGATGTGTGCCCCTTCAGCGGGGAACGCTGGGGACGATAGCAGCCAGAATGCCCTCTCGGTCGTGGGACTCGCTGGTGACGACAACACCCTGGCCATCGGAATCGCTCCGCGATTTCGAGACAGCCGCGCGCAACCCGGCTGACCGGTCGACATCGACCCGCCCTGACGGGGTGCGAACGACTTCGCGAGTGCAAAGGCACTTGCCGGTCCATCCCCCAGGGGCCATCAATGGACGCGAGGGCGTTGCTCGCCGAGCTGGATGGGTTCGAGGGGGAGCCCGACTCGGTCGCCATCGACGACGAGGACGTCTTCGAGCTGCTGGACCCCGCCGTCCAGCGGTGGTGGGTCGAGCAGTTCGGCGAGTTCGTCCCGGAGAACGGCGGCTTCTTCACGCCGCCCCAGAAGGGGGCCATCCCGCACGTGCACGCCGAGGAGAACGCCCTCATCTGCGCGCCGACGGGCAGCGGGAAGACGCTGGCGAGCTTCACCGCCATCCTGAACGAGCTGTTCGCCAGGGAGCGCGAATCGGGGCTGGAGAACTCGGTCTACTGCCTGTACGTCTCGCCGCTGAAGAGCCTCGCGAACGACATCCACCGGAACCTCGAGGAGCCGCTGTCGGGCATCCGCGAGGTGGCCGAGGAGCGCGGCGAGCCCGTCGG
Coding sequences within:
- a CDS encoding MBL fold metallo-hydrolase; the encoded protein is MRVTFLGTGSAMPTADRHQTGILLEGDERPLLVDCGAGTLHRLARTNVGYEGVSSVLLTHHHLDHVSDLMALLKARWLAGEDHLEVVGPTGTKELVDGLLDVHDYLDGRVDLTVREVGPHEFSVAGFDVEAFEVRHSLPCLAYKFDGAFAFSGDTEAFPGLAAFAEGAAVLAHDCSFPDGVDVDNHPTPSELGRALSGHEIGRVYLTHLYPHTNGEHEAMLSSIAEHYDGDVRFADDMLSLSIE